A section of the Schistosoma haematobium chromosome ZW, whole genome shotgun sequence genome encodes:
- the SART3_3 gene encoding Squamous cell carcinoma antigen recognized by T-cells 3 (EggNog:ENOG410V614~COG:A): METNLSGSRKRKLPDHQNDAATLKSAKVSLLVCVLQFSTMFLYQNLILLLMGHLFHDPSKNEFTVFVSNLDYSVSEEQIRHTFEKCGNVTSVRLVRDYAGRSKGFAYVEFENKESVKNALTLDRQGITRPTSESVPCDSDSQKQKEEDNATIPKPPNCYDRPMFVSICDPSRLKSCGFKYTVGKKEPEKLFVRNLDKAVKNEDLEKLFKQYGNIVSIRLATYRNGVPKGHAYIEFTNADDASKALVATNGLEFRNKILSVSISEPPVRDGSGPQGCKSITSEEKSVQNPTNY, encoded by the exons ATGGAAACCAATTTATCTGGTTCAAGAAAACGAAAACTACCTGATCATCAAAATGATGCTGCCACGTTAAAATCAGCCAAAGTTAGTTTACTGGTTTGTGTTTTACAATTTTCCACTAtgtttct gTATCAAAACCTAATCCTACTTCTCATGGGACATTTGTTCCACGATCCATCGAAAAATGAGTTTACAGTATTTGTAAGTAATCTTGATTATTCAGTCAGTGAGGAACAAATTCGGCATACTTTTGAAAAG TGTGGAAATGTGACATCTGTTCGTCTCGTACGTGATTACGCTGGTCGGTCGAAAGGATTCGCCTATGTTGAATTCGAAAATAAAGAGTCTGTGAAAAATGCACTTACACTGGATAGACAAGGAATTACACGTCCGACCTCAGAAAGTGTGCCATGTGACTCTGATAGccaaaaacaaaaagaagaggATAATGCAACAATTCCAAAACCACCTAATTGTTATGATCGTCCAATGTTTGTATCGATATGTGATCCAAGCAGACTTAAATCATGTGGATTTAAATATACGGTTGGCAAAAAAGAACCTGAAAAGTTATTTGTGCGAAATTTAGATAAAGCTGTAAAAAATGAAGATTTGGAAAAGTTATTCAAGCAG TATGGAAATATAGTGAGTATTCGTCTAGCAACATATCGTAACGGTGTCCCAAAAGGTCATGCCTACATTGAATTCACGAATGCAGATGATGCCAGTAAAGCGTTAGTTGCCACAAATGGCTTAGAATtcagaaataaaatattgtcaGTATCTATTAGTGAACCACCTGTACGTGATGGAAGTGGTCCGCAAGGCTGTAAATCAATTACATCAGAAGAAAAAAGTGTTCAAAACCCCACAAATTATTAA